A single region of the Desulfotomaculum sp. genome encodes:
- a CDS encoding phosphoglucosamine mutase — translation MEVHTGHGVMFGTDGVRGIANRELTPELALSLGRAGAHFLSLKTPGAPLVIGRDTRISGDMLESALIAGMCSAGVNVLKAGILPTPAIACLTRLTGSCGGAVISASHNQVMDNGIKFFGPDGFKLNDAEEEDVERLVVHPEEIPYPVGEQVGACQEMTDACDRYVQYLKSVEPVDLSGLTIAVDCANGAASSVVPKLLAELGAQVVPMFHTPNGVNINDSCGSTHPEKLCGAVLSKRAHVGLAFDGDADRLIAVDENGNLVDGDQIMVICAQDLKERGRLSKNTVVVTVMSNLGLHRAMDKAGIEITETQVGDRWVLEELLRRGAIFGGEQSGHIIFLEDQTTGDGALTALKLLSVIKRKGLSLGELAAQMFRYPQLLKNVAVSDKQSVMSSDQLKEAVCSCERRLNGQGRILVRPSGTEQLVRVMAEGRDLEELNVIVDELTGVIRKLVY, via the coding sequence ATGGAGGTGCATACCGGTCATGGGGTAATGTTCGGCACTGATGGAGTAAGAGGAATCGCCAACCGGGAGTTAACTCCCGAGTTAGCCTTGAGCCTGGGCAGGGCAGGCGCTCATTTTCTGTCATTAAAAACCCCCGGCGCTCCTCTGGTTATTGGCCGTGACACCCGTATTTCCGGTGATATGCTGGAATCTGCCCTGATTGCCGGAATGTGTTCGGCGGGTGTAAACGTGCTGAAAGCAGGTATCCTGCCCACGCCAGCCATTGCCTGCCTGACCCGTCTTACAGGCTCTTGCGGCGGGGCTGTAATTTCAGCGTCGCATAATCAGGTGATGGATAACGGGATTAAGTTTTTCGGCCCGGACGGTTTTAAACTCAACGACGCGGAAGAAGAAGATGTCGAAAGGCTGGTTGTCCATCCGGAGGAGATACCTTACCCGGTGGGGGAACAGGTTGGCGCCTGTCAGGAGATGACTGACGCCTGTGACCGTTATGTTCAGTATCTTAAGAGTGTTGAACCGGTCGACCTTTCAGGATTGACAATTGCTGTCGACTGCGCCAACGGGGCGGCAAGTTCTGTAGTGCCCAAGCTATTGGCAGAGTTAGGGGCGCAGGTTGTGCCGATGTTTCACACCCCCAACGGAGTGAATATCAACGACTCCTGCGGATCAACCCATCCGGAGAAACTCTGCGGCGCCGTACTTTCCAAACGTGCGCACGTAGGCCTTGCTTTTGACGGGGATGCCGATCGCCTGATTGCGGTCGATGAAAATGGAAACCTGGTTGACGGGGACCAGATCATGGTTATTTGCGCGCAGGACTTGAAAGAAAGGGGCCGGCTGTCCAAAAACACTGTTGTCGTAACCGTGATGAGCAATCTCGGCCTGCATCGCGCCATGGATAAAGCCGGCATTGAGATTACCGAAACCCAGGTCGGGGACCGCTGGGTGCTCGAAGAACTGCTCCGCAGGGGCGCCATTTTTGGCGGCGAGCAGAGCGGGCATATCATCTTTTTGGAGGACCAGACTACCGGTGACGGAGCGTTAACAGCTCTGAAGCTGCTTTCGGTGATCAAGCGCAAAGGACTTTCGCTTGGCGAACTGGCTGCGCAGATGTTCCGCTATCCCCAGCTTTTGAAAAACGTAGCCGTTTCCGACAAGCAATCCGTTATGAGCAGCGATCAGCTCAAAGAAGCTGTCTGCAGCTGTGAGCGCAGGCTTAACGGGCAGGGGCGGATCCTGGTCAGGCCGTCGGGCACCGAACAGCTTGTCCGGGTTATGGCGGAGGGAAGGGACCTTGAGGAACTGAACGTAATTGTTGATGAATTGACCGGCGTGATCAGAAAGCTGGTCTATTAA
- a CDS encoding TIGR00159 family protein codes for MLEQIKNIKPDIFNITNVIDVLIIVIVLYWLVLLIKGTRAVQLIKGLIVLFIATQISDWLKLYAVHSLLYQVNMALLVALPVVFQPELRRALEKLGGGELFTTSFPFLSEHDRNKAVTEIVRAAQVMSRERKGALIVLERNTGLEEYIDKGIKIEGILSAELLLNIFTPKSPLHDGAVIIRGSRIAAASCVLPLTENNDGVFKELGTRHRAGIGISEVSDALAVIVSEETGSVSLAVEGLLARELKESDLINRLTGVLQPKPVRSLASFWRRK; via the coding sequence TTGCTGGAACAGATTAAAAACATCAAGCCGGATATATTTAATATCACCAACGTAATTGATGTTTTAATCATTGTAATAGTCCTGTATTGGCTGGTCCTTCTGATTAAAGGGACAAGGGCCGTCCAGCTGATCAAGGGTCTGATCGTTCTTTTTATAGCAACACAAATCAGCGACTGGCTGAAACTTTACGCTGTCCACTCGCTGCTTTATCAGGTAAATATGGCCCTTTTGGTTGCCCTGCCGGTTGTTTTTCAGCCTGAACTCAGGCGGGCTCTGGAAAAATTAGGTGGAGGCGAACTTTTTACCACCTCTTTTCCCTTCCTCAGCGAACATGACCGGAACAAGGCGGTGACGGAAATTGTCCGGGCGGCTCAGGTTATGTCCCGGGAGAGAAAAGGCGCCCTTATCGTTCTGGAAAGAAATACCGGACTGGAAGAGTATATTGATAAAGGCATAAAGATTGAAGGCATTCTGTCCGCCGAACTTTTGCTGAATATCTTTACACCAAAGTCCCCCCTTCATGACGGCGCCGTGATTATCAGAGGCAGCCGTATTGCCGCGGCATCCTGCGTTCTTCCGTTGACTGAAAACAATGACGGAGTTTTTAAGGAACTGGGGACCAGGCACAGAGCGGGAATTGGTATTTCCGAGGTGTCCGACGCGCTTGCAGTCATTGTCTCTGAGGAGACCGGGAGCGTTTCCCTGGCTGTGGAAGGGTTGCTGGCCAGGGAACTGAAAGAAAGCGACCTGATCAACAGGCTGACGGGTGTCCTGCAGCCGAAGCCGGTTCGTTCACTTGCTTCATTTTGGCGGCGGAAGTAA